Proteins from one Rosa chinensis cultivar Old Blush chromosome 7, RchiOBHm-V2, whole genome shotgun sequence genomic window:
- the LOC112175815 gene encoding omega-hydroxypalmitate O-feruloyl transferase: MGDNNYKTFECKLIVKKEEPTLVPPAAETEKGLYFLSNLDQNIAVIVRTLYYYKSDSKGNEDVVEVMKKAFSKVLVHYYPLAGRLSISTEGKLIVDCTGDGAVFLEAEANCEMEEVGDITKPDPVTLGKLIYDVPGAKNILEIPLLVAQVTRFKCGGFVLGLCMNHCMADGISAVEFLNSWGETARGLPLKVPPFLDRSILKARNPPKMEFPHHEFAQIEDISDINKLYEEEEMVYSSFCFEPEKLEKLKKMAMEDGVLEKCTSFVALSAFVWRARTRALRMVPDQKTKLLFAVDVRSRFEPPIPKGYFGNGIVLTNALCSTGELLENPLSFAVGLVDKAIHMVNDSYMRSVIDYFEITRARPSLTATLLITTWSRLSFHTADFGWGDAVFSGPVGLPEKEVSLFLPHGKDRKSINVFLGMPASAMKVFEELMQT; the protein is encoded by the exons ATGGGGGATAACAATTACAAAACCTTTGAGTGTAAGCTtattgtgaagaaagaagaaccaACTCTTGTACCTCCTGCAGCAGAAACGGAGAAGGGCCTCTACTTCCTCTCAAATCTAGATCAGAACATTGCAGTCATAGTTCGTACTCTTTACTATTATAAATCAGATTCAAAAGGGAATGAGGACGTTGTGGAAGTCATGAAGAAAGCCTTCTCAAAGGTACTTGTTCATTACTATCCACTGGCAGGAAGGTTAAGTATAAGCACAGAGGGGAAGCTGATAGTGGATTGCACAGGAGATGGAGCTGTGTTTTTGGAAGCGGAAGCTAACTGTGAAATGGAGGAGGTAGGAGACATTACAAAGCCGGATCCTGTGACTCTTGGGAAGCTGATTTATGATGTTCCTGGTGCCAAGAACATACTTGAGATTCCTCTTTTGGTTGCTCAG GTGACAAGGTTCAAATGTGGAGGTTTTGTCCTTGGGTTATGTATGAACCATTGTATGGCTGATGGGATTTCTGCAGTGGAATTTTTGAACTCATGGGGTGAGACTGCTAGAGGCTTGCCTCTTAAGGTTCCCCCATTTCTAGACAGAAGCATACTCAAAGCCCGAAACCCACCAAAGATGGAGTTCCCTCACCATGAATTTGCTCAGATAGAAGATATATCTGATATCAACAAActttatgaagaagaagaaatggtttATAGTTCCTTCTGTTTTGAACCAGAGAAGCTTgaaaagctcaagaaaatgGCCATGGAAGATGGGGTTCTTGAAAAATGTACATCATTTGTAGCACTCTCTGCCTTCGTCTGGAGAGCAAGGACTCGGGCCTTGAGGATGGTACCAGATCAGAAAACAAAGCTACTTTTTGCTGTTGATGTACGGTCAAGATTTGAGCCACCGATACCAAAAGGATACTTTGGAAATGGAATTGTGCTGACAAATGCATTATGCAGTACAGGGGAGCTATTAGAGAACCCATTGTCATTTGCTGTTGGGCTAGTTGATAAGGCAATTCACATGGTTAATGATAGTTATATGAGATCAGTCATCGACTACTTTGAAATCACAAGAGCTAGGCCTTCTTTGACAGCAACTCTTTTGATAACAACATGGTCTAGGCTTTCTTTCCACACTGCTGATTTCGGTTGGGGAGATGCTGTGTTTTCGGGGCCAGTGGGTTTGCCTGAGAAGGAAGTAAGCTTGTTCCTTCCTCATGGGAAAGACAGGAAAAGCATTAATGTGTTTTTGGGAATGCCAGCTTCTGCTATGAAGGTGTTTGAAGAGTTGATGCAGACCTAA